Proteins from a single region of Antechinus flavipes isolate AdamAnt ecotype Samford, QLD, Australia chromosome 2, AdamAnt_v2, whole genome shotgun sequence:
- the PCK2 gene encoding phosphoenolpyruvate carboxykinase [GTP], mitochondrial, with protein MASLYRPCLRLGWHGLCPWGYAPSRGNHALRITSGDLGQLPAKVRDFVERSARLCQPEGIHICDGSETENDSILALLEREGLVRKLSKYDNCWLARTDPKDVARVESKTVIVTESQKDTVPIPADGVHGQLGNWMSPAQFQKALDERFPGCMRGRTMYVLPFSMGPVGSPLSRVGIQLTDSPYVVASMRIMTRLGKPVLQALGDKDFVKCLHSVGRPLPLEGELVNQWPCNPEKTLIGHVPDKREIISFGSGYGGNSLLGKKCFALRIASRLARDEGWLAEHMLILGITNPAGKKRYISAAFPSACGKTNLAMMRPTLPGWKVECVGDDIAWMKFDSDGRLRAINPENGFFGVAPGTSAMTNPNAMATIQSNTLFTNVAETSDGGVYWEGIDQTLPPGVTVTSWLGKTWKPGDKEPCAHPNSRFCAPARQCPIIDPAWEASEGVPIDAIIFGGRRPKGVPLVYEAFNWRHGVFVGSAMRSESTAAAEHKGKIIMHDPFAMRPFFGYNFGRYLEHWLSMEGRPGVQLPRIFHVNWFRRDAAGRFLWPGFGENSRVLDWICRRLEGEESAQTTPVGLVPKEGALNLSGLGSVDFSELFSLPKEFWQQEVREIQSYLREQVNQDLPREVLAELEALEGRIRKM; from the exons ATGGCCTCTCTGTATCGCCCCTGTTTGCG gCTGGGTTGGCATGGTTTGTGCCCCTGGGGCTACGCTCCAAGCCGTGGCAACCATGCATTGCGGATAACCAGTGGAGATTTGGGTCAGCTTCCAGCTAAGGTGAGGGACTTTGTGGAACGAAGTGCCCGCCTGTGTCAACCAGAAGGCATCCACATCTGTGATGGCAGTGAGACAGAGAATGATTCCATACTGGCCCTGCTGGAACGTGAAGGCCTTGTTCGAAAGCTTTCCAAGTATGACAACTG TTGGCTGGCTCGAACTGATCCCAAGGATGTGGCCCGAGTAGAAAGCAAGACGGTGATTGTGACGGAGTCTCAGAAGGACACAGTGCCCATCCCAGCTGATGGAGTCCATGGACAGTTGGGCAACTGGATGTCACCAGCCCAGTTTCAGAAAGCTCTAGATGAGAGGTTTCCTGGCTGCATGCGGG GCCGCACTATGTATGTGCTTCCATTCAGCATGGGCCCCGTGGGGTCCCCCCTATCTCGTGTGGGTATTCAACTGACTGATTCCCCCTATGTGGTAGCCAGCATGCGAATAATGACCCGACTTGGGAAGCCTGTGCTTCAGGCCCTAGGGGATAAGGACTTTGTCAAATGTCTGCACTCAGTGGGCCGACCTTTGCCCCTGGAAG GGGAGCTGGTGAACCAGTGGCCGTGCAACCCTGAGAAAACCCTGATTGGCCATGTGCCTGACAAACGGGAGATCATCTCCTTCGGCAGTGGCTACGGAGGCAATTCCCTGCTGGGCAAGAAGTGCTTCGCCCTTCGCATCGCTTCCCGCCTGGCCAGAGATGAGGGCTGGCTGGCTGAGCACATGCTG ATCCTGGGTATCACCAACCCTGCTGGGAAGAAACGCTACATATCAGCTGCTTTCCCTAGCGCCTGTGGCAAGACTAATCTCGCTATGATGCGGCCCACTCTGCCTGGTTGGAAAGTGGAATGTGTAGGTGATGACATTGCCTGGATGAAGTTTGACAGTGATG GCCGCCTTCGAGCTATCAACCCTGAAAATGGCTTTTTTGGTGTGGCACCTGGAACATCAGCAATGACAAATCCCAATGCTATGGCCACAATCCAAAGCAATACCCTCTTCACCAACGTGGCAGAGACTAGTGATGGTGGCGTGTACTGGGAAGGCATTGACCAGACCCTTCCCCCTGGGGTCACTGTCACTTCCTGGTTGGGCAAGACTTGGAAACCTG GTGACAAGGAGCCCTGTGCACATCCCAACTCACGATTCTGTGCCCCGGCTCGCCAGTGCCCCATCATAGACCCCGCATGGGAGGCCTCTGAAGGTGTACCCATAGATGCCATCATCTTTGGAGGACGACGACCCAAAG GAGTACCCCTAGTATATGAAGCCTTCAATTGGCGCCATGGTGTCTTTGTGGGCAGTGCCATGCGCTCTGAGTCCACTGCTGCAGCTGAACACAAAG GGAAGATCATTATGCACGATCCATTTGCTATGCGGCCCTTCTTTGGCTACAACTTTGGGCGATATTTGGAGCACTGGCTGAGCATGGAGGGGAGGCCGGGAGTTCAGCTTCCCCGGATCTTCCATGTCAACTGGTTCCGGCGGGATGCAGCAGGTCGATTCTTATGGCCAGGCTTTGGGGAGAATTCTCGGGTGCTGGACTGGATCTGCCGTAGGCTGGAGGGCGAGGAGAGTGCTCAAACAACACCAGTGGGGCTGGTGCCAAAGGAAGGGGCACTGAATCTGAGTGGCTTGGGGTCTGTGGACTTCTCTGAGCTATTTTCATTGCCTAAAGAGTTCTGGCAACAGGAGGTCCGTGAAATACAAAGCTACCTGAGGGAACAGGTCAATCAAGACCTACCCCGGGAGGTATTGGCTGAGTTAGAGGCACTGGAGGGGAGAATACGAAAAATGTGA